ATTCCTCTAATccatttatttataaatcaaaataatttcacTAATAACACCACAAGACGGTATCACCATACAAGAGTATGTTTTCACAATAACCCTCCAAAAATCCATCCAACCGTCTGTTCTATATAAAATATCCCTTTTTCAGTAAATAAAATGGAAATAAAGGTCTCTTGCCTCTTCATAATAGACTCTCTAGTCCTCTGAAAGTTTTTCTGTTCCCTTATCTCCACATCAACCAAAAGACACAAAGGGGAAGCCACTCTACATGTCCTTCCAGCATCTATTTTCAGGTCTCCACCTCTCCAATGCTTCTGTCAGACTCACAGGATTAGGCTGATATTTGACACGGGATGTACCAACTACAGTTTCTTTGTGAACTAGATATAACCATCTCCTTCTGAAGCATCATCTGTTAAATGTGATTTTCAACGCTGCATACCACGTGAAGAGAGTTTCTTTGGTGCCTTTTTCTCCCATACTGATATATAGTGTTTGTTAAATCAGCAACTGCGAAAGACAAGCATAATACGATTCTAAGGTGGTGATCTTTTCCACATCACTCTATCTTCTTCCCCAAAGCAGTCATGTCTACAGCGTCGAATTTCCACTCTTGTATGTAtctctaaaataaaatttgacaaTACTTGGCTACCTTCTCTTCTGAGGAGTTTGGCTGTTATTGCTTCTTTGTCAGTTGTGACAAATATAATAGGGCAAACTCGTCTTTGGACGTTGGATCCCAATACCATGCATCCAATCAAAATTGGATTTGGTTACATATCCTTACCATACAACCAATGAATTTAGAAAATTCAGTCCTTGACTTCATGTTTCTTCTCTGTAAGCTGCATTACAATGTAGTACCTCCCATGGGAACCATGAATTTGGATGACACCAGCTTCTAGTAACAATCATCTTCATCCATAATGTATCCATTTGAGTCACACACATCTAAATTACTTTTCCTGAAGGATTTGGTTAAATATTACTCAGGTCACTCAACTCTAGAGGGGCTATCACCTTATCCTATTCTACGAATGATATCATTTCTCCCCCTTTGTATCATATCATAAAAAGACTCTCATTAATTTTTTAGCTTTTCTTTTCCAAGTGAGTGGGATAGTGaataaagatataaaataaGTGTACAGGTAAGTATCGACTTAGTGAGGGTgatcttttctcctcttgctAAATACTGCATCTTCCACCTGTCCAATCTCTTTTCAATCTAGTTGAATTACTGGTCGCCGGAGTTACAGTATCGTTAACAATTCTCCTCCTATATGGCCGTGTTAACCCTtggtttattataaaaaaagatgATTCCAATGAAGCATGCTAATCCAGCTCCTATTAGCCAATGGTGCCATTCCGGCTCTTTTACCTTCTCCCTGACTTTCTGTTCTTTTGCAGTGATGGTCAATAAGGATTGGGCAAACCATACCTCTGCTAAAGATGTGCTTGCAAAATCAGAGATGATGTCCAAAAACACTGTTAGACAATCACAGCCCAAATTGCTTAAAATGATCTTTCACCTATTTTGGCAAAATTCACATACTTATTTGCCAATTTCAGTTTGTATTATTTCCAAGGAGCACTCCTTTACACAAGTCactactttctttttctttgatatcctattcttttttttgatgacaagggaaacccgcagctgctaccctttgggtgcgcacagggaaAAACCCCctctcctatgcaatagcttgcaaaccacataggagaggtaacccgcactaggcaagcctagtgcgacgagctcgacccagaaggcaaactccttgctttcgctggcaaggggtttcgaacttgagacctccaacatggaagtcccaagctcaaaccactgggccaccccgaagggtttGATATCCTATTCTTCATAAGGTCATATCTCTGTAAAGTCTTTGTGAACACGACGAAGTCGTGTGAGAAAGGATCATTTTCGTGTAATTTGTTATTTGACTGTGCTTTCTTATGGGAAGGCAAATATAATGTGCCACTCTCACAAGGCAGCAATTTGCCTATGTAAATAGCTCCTTTGCTAATTCATTTGTTGCCAATTTGAAGATTAAAAACATGATTCAATGTCTGAGAATTAAGATATTTTTGCTTGATTTGTACAATCCATCTGTTTGATGGTTGACGTATTTTTCACTTCTACTGGCAATAATCAGGTGGTATACATGGCTATTGTTGGATCATTTCCATTCAACTCTTTTCTCTCTGGGGTGCTTTCCTGTATTGGCACAGCAGTCCTTGCTGGTGAGCTAAGTGGTCTATTTAGATACACTCCATTTTGGGGAAATGTTAATTTTGACTGATTCATTAATACCTTTCTCACAGTTTGTCTTCGGATCCAagtaaacaaagaaaacaaggAATTCAAGGTTAGCTTTCTTGGGATATAATCTTCCAATTTACAGTTTTACCTTGAATCTCCCCTCTAATTTAGTTGTGTTAAAAGATGTTGTGAAGTCATAGATTATCAATGAATGTGTAGCATGTCCTGCACTTCTAGTTATGCGGTCTCTTCATAGTAGAAGTGGAAATGTAAAGAGAGTTAAACTTGAGGCAGCTGGGCTTATGTTTGTTTTTCCTTTCAAATTACTAGTGCTTACAGAGTATGTCAATGAATCTCATCACTTGATTTTTGGTTCACCATTGCAGGATTTGCCTCCGGAACGTGCTTTTGCAGATTTTGTTCTCTGCAATTTAGTGCTCCATTTGGTGATCATGAACTTTCTTGGCTAGATTGAGGCACCAAATCTCAAAAATGTCACTCTTACAAATCTTGGTGATTTTTATGTAAGAATAATATAGAGTCAATCGTAAAGGATTTTGTTAGGTCCTCAGAAATATTAAGTTTCCCATACATGAAACTATTAACATTCATGAATCTTATATGAGTATGAGTAAGTAGACAATCTTTGGCCCTTCTGAATTCTATAGCCCAAAAAGGAGCCAAACTTTTTCGGTATCAAATTATTTTGCCTTTTTCTTTCCAAGTGGACCGAAAAGGTGACACCAGTGCCTGAACTTGTTCTAACACTTGATCATGAACTGTGTGCATATCCTAGGGCAGATTTCTTACAAATGCTCTCTAGAGAAGAACTTTATGACCCTTTCTTTATTGGTGTTTTTAACATCACTATAATGTATGGCTGATTCAAATTGGCCCCTCGATGATATTGCTGTGCTGGCAACAACATCGTGGGTAGATAAGTGTTCAAATTTCAACAGCGACAAATGCTAGGTGTTTTCTTTTCATGTGCTTAAGCACTCTATGTCTCTTCCGCTAATTCGTCTGAGGAATTTCATTACTTccagaaaaagaaaattgaccATGGACTTTGTCTTTCTAGGACTTGTGAGTTTCCATTGACCATAGattttaatcatttaattgaATTGATTTGCCGATATCGAGAAAGACCATTGACCATAGtttttaatcatttaattgGCCAAGTCTACATAGGTTTCTTGCATTAGTGATTCATAGTTTTTAATCATTTAGTTGGCCAAGTCTATGTCTAGTAATCACTGAGGTCCCTTTATAGTCTGTTAGTCTCCATTAATCATGCACAGATTTTTCTGATCCATGTTGTTAAGAAATTTCTTGACGACTTCTACTGCAGAGGCGTTCTTCGTAAAAAAGAGTTTCCGCGACTAAACCACTTATTAGGTAAGCAAATGTAACTTTGCCTTCCTGTGTTTCCTCTTTAGGTTGTCATTTGTCAATTGTTATTATGGTCGTGTTGGAAacgtttttcaatttttttcatgtcagaatttttgtttttaacttCTACCATTCCCCACTTGATGAGTAAATCTCATAGAAAGTGTCCGTTAAAGAATTTTTACAACAAAGTCATacaaaattttatcaaaaaacaaaaaaacagtcgataatttttttatttattacacgTGTTAACCAATGCATGCCTCCCATAAAAACATAATTAGACAGCAAAATATCATATTGTGTCTGATTATGAGACAATATCCGGTGGAAAGTTAAAGGACAAGTGCTTAAGAGTTTGGGATTAGCGATATAAACCAAGCAAAATTTTAGAGACTTTCTTAAAATACAAATTAACATAATCTCATTTTGTCTCCTCTCTAACACATCCTTATCTTATGGGATCTTATTTTCCTTGTTGATTTGATCGCATAATTAAGTTTTGGATAATCATTACAAATTGCAACAAACTAATCTTTAATGTATTacttatcaaataaatattagtaaaaaacagTACacgaaatagaaaaaaatataggtAATACAGCCATCAAGACCATATCAAATGCAATATTTGTCCCATGAGTTTTATGGTTtgcatagttttttttaattgatttaatgactttttttctcattaaaaatgaaatattcatTGAACACACATTGGAAGTGTGCTTGTTTGTATATTCTTTTTGGGTATATTCGAATTGACATTCTTTATAACTTGTCTTAGAATAAACTTTTTTGTTTATGCTTTTAGTTAGCATTTGGATTAAGTAAGAGAAGTCTATTTTGAAAAGCTAcgagattcaaaagtttttttttccgtGCTAAAtcaaattagataaataaactaaaatgcAGAAAATGCATCAATTATAGTATAACTAATCCCTAGACTgcaatcaaacaaaaaatatactataagtattttatttcaaaattatttttatccctCAAATCAAACGAAGTACGTAGACATCAAATTAAATGCAGAGCAACCGCTACCTCTCTGGGACAATAAATATAAAGCTTTTGTTTTGCAAATAAGGGAAAAATTGCACATAGACTAAACAAAAATTAATGCAAAACGATTGAAATGTGATGTATGACATGTAACTTCTCGTACGtctattcaaattttcaaaggCTTATTCTCCTCTTCTCTATGTCCCACTCCatatattattgtgttaaaaatatttttttaatatattgtttataaTTATGAGATATACCTAAAAGAATAGTTTAATGTAAGAAAGAATGTTCATATTTCATTTGCCCCCACTAACTCATGCGCGtggaagaaattaatttaaaatgtattcTCATCCCTCTTAACATTTTTCCTAGcatgtgtttggtacgaagaaaaatatttatacgtTATCTAGTAAAATATTATAGAAATGAGATTGAATAAGTGGGAAGTGGAGTTCGAGGTTGGAATGGGTGAGGAGTGGAGTTTGGTGTTGGAATGGTCAAGAGGTTTGAATGGGTGAGGTTGATAGCGAACTTTTAATTTCAATTCTGaacctattttttttcttcctattttcaTTAGAAAACTTATCTTCCTCGTTTCTAAAGAATTTGTTTTTTCTAAACCTTTTAACCCATGAAacattagaaaaattaaaaaatattcttcaaaatatttGCTACATAACAAATTCACGAAGAAATCACTTGATATGCATACTAAATTATGTTGATATTATAAATTCTGAATTAATTCATCCACAATAGGAAACGAGAAAAACAATAGTATAAATTAAATGATAAGTTCATACCATTAatcaaatacaatataaattttattttatcgttATTCTTAAAATACCCCCATATTATTCGACCCCTCAATGGAAATGACTGATACCATTCTAATATTCTatcatcatttttttcaaaaaaataaatggcctagaaaaagaaaagttttaagaaaTGTCTTCTCTCATCTGGTCGGGACGttgtttttccaaaaataaaaatatattgtattttttttcttcaaaatattcaAGTAAGaacaaaatgatttttttccatGCTAAACTTACGGATAATTTGGTTGAGAACAACTTATTTCGagattcattatttttaaaaaaagttaattactATGAAATGAATTATTTCACACACATATACAATAATTTATCTCATCACTCAGATATAAATAGTGAAATAGATAATATAAAACTGTCTAATACCTCTAACTAAATATacgataaaataattttaatcttatCTTGAAATTATTATGCCTTATAACTCACCTCGAATACTTTTCTTCGTCGGAGAAAAGTTACTCAAAGGTTGGTCTAATAGGCTATTGCCACTATTCCAGAGGAATGGCGTATGGTTGTTACACGTGTCCAGATAAGTCTAGCTTAGGCCTTAGTTCCACAAAAGCCaatgaaataaatgaaaaagtatTCTCAGATAAAtaaccaaagaaaaaaagaagaaaaaaaaaactcgaatAACTGTATCACAATTCACACACACAATTGGGCGATGGAAAGCACGTGCTCTCATTCCTGATaaaaactctctctctctcacaacACACGCACATATTCATTTCACTCCTCACTTTCTTTCCCGAccctttctctctctaaagctCTCCAGTCTGTGGTGATGTTGATCCTCTCAGCGGTttcgtcttcttcttcctccttcaTGCTTTCTTCCGCTTCGTCTTCTTCTGCACGCATTCCGAGGCCGTTATCTTCATTTTCAACTTGTGTTCCAGTAGTAGTAACAACTGTTTCTTCTGCAGCAACTTCGACGCTATTTCCGATTTCCTGCTTCGGTGTGAAATCGAGGACTGTTGGGATTCGGAAGCTACGGTGTGCCCTTTTTTGTGCTTCGAAGGTACGTGGAATGGCTGAAATGATTGAAGATGCCATGACGGTTTCTGCTTCTGAGAGCCATGCGCTACCGCAGTCCCGAGACTTCCTTGACGCACGCACTGGAGAAGGTTTATCTCTagctattattattttttctttaatttgaaatatcttGTGCATTTTGTGCTTTATATTGCTACTCTcgcttattttctttttgaatttgaagtgTCTTGTGCATTTTGTGCTATTTCAGTGTGGTTTATTTTCTCTGTACTCTTGTTCTCTGTTGGAATATCTTGTGCATTTTGTGCTATTTCGGTGGGGTTTAGCATTTTGTGCGTATTATGCCAGTGACTATTGTACACATTCACGCTACAATGTTGTTTTCTTTCGAATGCATTGAATTTCTCAATATTCTTCACACTTAACAATGCTGAACATATGAGGCGCGTTATTACATTTGCGGAAatgcatatttatttttttatttgcccTATGTTTGTTGCTCTTAAGAAAATGTGTTGAGCCCATAGATAAATAGAACTAATATTGCATTTAGCATGGAGTTTAGTGTGAATTTTGTCAAGTAATAATTGCTTTGCCACATAAACTATTGAACTCTATGTCCAAGGTGAAATTAAACGATAGTTATCTAATGTTTGTTTACTCTTTGGTTTTTCCTAGTAGTCCTATCAAATAGACTTGTAGTACAAAAGTTCCATTCTAAGAGATGAATTGGTTGGTTGCATAAGCAGTTTCAGTAGTGGTATTAATGAAATTGATGTTGGCATAAAATTGCAATAAGAGTACTTATCTGTGCAAGCATGCTTAACAGTTTAAACACCAAGtcaatgagttttttttaaccTTGATGCATCGAGTATAGTAGGTTTTGATCTTTCTAGTAATCTGTGACGATATCTATTAGGACGGACTTACAGTAGGCTCAatgattgttttatttttgatgGTGAACGGGTTGTGTTGTCTATGAAGCACATCAGTTGGGCTTTGTTGCTTCTAATTTTATAGGGACTTCTCAAACGGATAACTAGCGGAACTACACTTGAGGAACAGTGCTACTATAATGTAACACCAGTCCATCTAGATGGAAGTGCTCGCTAACCTGTGGATGGTGAAAGACTCGACAAATTATAGTGGACGGGATGATGGGAATGATATAAATTGAAGAGTAAGACGAAATGATTAGGAGGTGGAAAATCTTGTTATGAACACCAAAGCAAACAGGCAAATAGACAAACAACATTGGATTGTTAAAGAGAATTAAGACGCTTAGTGGTTTCTATTCACTTCTGCTTTCTCTGCCCCCCTGTTTGGTGTGAAGGAGTTAATTGCTGTGAGATAGAATCTATAGACTGGTTTGCATTCATGGAAAATTCTGTAACTATTCCAAAGATGGGAAGTTCgagaaaattgagattttttcttgaaattggaAGCAGTTACTAATTCATGGTAGGACATGTACATAGTTAAAACTTCATTCTCGGATTCTATGAGAACTTCTGTTGATAATTTTCCAGAAGTTGGTTAGGCAACAATCCTTTTCCATAGAAGTACACTTTTGTTTTGTATAACAAGATTTCTCTCGACTTTTTTTCACATTTGACATTTATTATAGGTACATGTGAAGTTTTAATGGTTGATTCTGGAATCACCAATTTGCAATTGTCATATTTGGGACATTGAAGTCACCAGTTAAGACTAAAGGATCACTTTTTGACATCTGTGGTAGTATGACTTTTTTTCACATTTGACATTTATTATGGGTACATGTGAAGTTTTAATGGTTGATTCTGGAATCACCAATTTGCAATTGTCATATTTGGGACATTGAAGTCACCAGTTAAGACTAAAGGATCACTTTTTGACATCTGTGGTAGTATCTCATTTTCAGCACTCTTTACAAAAAGGTATTGCTATACGATATCTCTTACTCCCTGTCTTTTACAGTCACCATTCAATCTCTCCCTTCCTTCATTTGACTGCTTTCTTGTCTTCCGATATGCATGCACACTCCATTCTATTACTGCAGGTTAGTGATGCATAGTTGGTTCCTTTTCTGGACACACACTATTGTTATTATGGTAACTTTAGCTCGGTTAAGTAATGCTTGGCAgtttttgcattttaaaaaaaaataatgtatagaTCTCCTCTTGATTGACAACAAAGTCATTACTTCGTCGTATGAATCATCCGTGGATCTTAGTTTCAAGCTAGCTTACACTTCATTTGTCGTATCTTACAAGTCTCAGAACCCATGCAGGTATTGTAAAATGCATGACCTAGTTGGATCTTGACTGACTTAACACACACTTATACTATGTTTGCACTTAGAATGTGGTTTCTAACTCAGTTGGGAAATAGAAACAAATACCATGCTGAAGAATTCTGTGGTCTGTATGCTATTCTGAtagattttattttcaataagtAGTTTAGAATGTGGATTGGAAGCTTAGTTTTCTTTCTGATTTTGTTCTTCCACTCCTTTTGGATCTTCCTTCTTGCTTTCTGGAGGATTTCGATTCTCCTGGTAATTGTCATATGTCATAATCATTACTATCTTAATACATGTGTAAGTGCATATGTAGTGGCATAAGGGGGAAAGTCTATGTAAAGAAAATCATATAAAGCACTTTAAAATAGTTCATCTCCAATGATATATTAAGTGCGTACGTAGTGGCATAAGGGGGAAAGTCTATGTAAAGAAAATCATATAAAGCACTTTAAACTAGTTCATCTCCAATGATATATTCTTATATGGACTATGTAAACTGCACACAAGGTGGACTCAAGTGGAATATGATTTTCAGCAAGAAGTATATTTAAAGAACCGTGACTTGGCATAAAAGTTAAAGTTATTGTACAAATGCAGTCTTAAATTTCGTGTAAAACAAGATGAGGTATAAAGTTATGATTCTCAGAATGCTTCCTATTAGACTTTAATGGATCagttttccttcttttccatgacttatttttctttttttgataaccatGGTGTTGGGCACAAGTACCGGGTAACTGTGCCTATCAAGGATTGGATATAAAAAGTcgttttttttgaaaattaaagatatgGCTGAAAACCTTGGGTGCTTTTTTCCTTTGTCTTTTTGGGTAAACATGGTATAATCTTCTcctgttttttctttcttttcggGCTGTGGCTTGTGCCTTGACAGACATCTGAAGCGGTTCTCAACCAGCACTGTCTGTCCTAGGGGCTGATCATCTACATGAAATTTTCAAAGTAGGGTCTTTAAAACATGTCATGCCTTAGAATTAGTCATCTACATGAAATTTTACAAAGTAGGGTCTTAAGTACATGTCATGTTGTCGGCTTATATTTTTGACAGGTGATTTGGGATGAGTGCAGTATATGTTGCAAGGTATATATAAATGTTTGTCAAGGTAATCCGATAGCTCGAGTCTTTTACATGTTGTATACTTGGTACTTCTTTGGGATTTGAAGTATCTCATAGGTTTTTTCGTGGTGTCTAGTTTCCTTCGAATACTTGTATACTTCAACGTTTATGGGGCATTACCATCTAGAACTTTCTATTGATATTGTTTACCGATCAACAAGAGAAACCGTGGATATCTgagtaagggttggtattgcaAGTTATAGTTCAAGAATAGCGGAAGTGCTGCAGTATTCTAGAAAACTTCGTCTAAAAGGATTTAGAAACCTACTAGGATGTTTGTGGCAGTTGCAAGTATAAGACCTTTGCTGCCGATGCTTATCTACTCACCTTGCTATCTTTTAGTGTCTTGATTCTTTTGTTTGCTAAATTTAAACATACTGCTCAGCAGATGATTCCCTTGTCCTTGTGCAGAGACTTTATTTTGGTAGATCTATTCTAATTGTTCTGATTGAACTTTTTCTGTCTTTACCCCGTGCATTGAGTGTTCTATTTCCTGTGCAGACTTGCTATCTGCTGTTCAAAAAGCTGTGGAAGATGAAAAACTGCCGCTTAATGTTGCTGAAGGAATGGAGGATTTGTATCAGAACTATCGAAATGCAGTAAAATACCTTTCTTCGAACTTGTGGATAAATGTACTTGTTTAAGTGTTGGGTCATGGGTGCTTTGTTCGCTTAGATATGTTTGCTCATATGCAAGAGTCTTCTTGCATGAACATACTCTCTGGGTCATAACATGCTTTCTTAGGTTACTAAAGAACTGTATATAATAGATTTAAGATGATTGTTgagaatacaattaaataataaaagtgtgctctctctaacaacttaggcttttagatgagatggttaCACACTTCAACAATGATGAatattttgtttcttctaaTGTATTTGATCATTTGGATTTAGTGGATGGTATTATGTAACTACATGCTGTTGGTATAAAAAAAGAAGTTCACGCTGTACCAATAACAGTAGATAAAACTCTGGAGCTGGAAAAGCTAAAGTGGAGAGAGAAGCCACAATTTGGCATGCCATGACTTTTTTGTAACCAATTATGTGGAAAGACATTATTACGGGGCCAAATATTTTCAGAAAATGACCTGAAGATAATAGGTTAAGCCTTTGTGAAGATTCTAGATGTGGTCTAACACTCAACATGTTCAGTATCATTTCTTCCTAGAGCATGGAAGATATGACCTTGGGATGgcaaaacaataataaagatAAATCTAGAGGAGTTGcttatatttgtatgtttgtCTTTGCCTGATTTTTCCGCAAGTGTCTTTCTTGTTCCTACTTCTCAAGTAtatcttattttaaatatcaaagAATAACTCCCCTCCTCACTCCCTCTTTCCAGCTAAAATGTAGAgaatttcatttatttcattcttgGTAAGACTACTACTTTTGGACTTATCATATTTGGTAAAGTAATCCAATCAATCGTTTAGACTTATCATATTATCAATCTGTTTGGATTTACTTTATTCATGATACTCATGCGCTTTTCTTTGAGAGAGAACGAGTTTGTTGAGACCTGGAGTTTggccttttcttttttgttt
This genomic stretch from Solanum stenotomum isolate F172 chromosome 10, ASM1918654v1, whole genome shotgun sequence harbors:
- the LOC125841383 gene encoding dolichyl-diphosphooligosaccharide--protein glycosyltransferase subunit DAD1, whose amino-acid sequence is MAKSSATKDAQALFHSLRSAYAATPTNLKIIDLYVIFAISTALIQVVYMAIVGSFPFNSFLSGVLSCIGTAVLAVCLRIQVNKENKEFKDLPPERAFADFVLCNLVLHLVIMNFLG